Sequence from the Microcoleus sp. FACHB-831 genome:
TTTTCAGCTTTGATACAACAGGCAGCATGTACCCTTGTCTTACTCAAGTACGACGCAAAATAAAAGAGACAGTCACGCGACTTCTCGATGAAATTCCCGGCATTCGCATCGGCATCATCGCTCACGGGGACTATTGCGATGCAGGCTCCACATATGTGACTAAAACGTTTGATTTATCCGGCGATGGAGAAGCGATTTGTAACTTTGTAGAAAACGTAGAACAAACTGGTGGCGGAGATGCGCCAGAATGTTACGAACTGGTATTGCATGAAGCTCAATCTCTATCGTGGACGCCTACAAACTCTAAATCTCTCGTGCTAATTGGCGATGATATTCCTCACGCACCAGCGCAAACACCACAAAAGCTCAATTGGCGCAAAGAAGTCGAAAAATTAGCCGATATGGGCGTCGCCGTTTACGGAGTCCAAGCGCTAAATCGAAATCATGCCACTGCCTTTTATAAAGAACTGGCGGAAAAATCTGGCGGGTTTCACGTCACTCTCGATCAATTTTCCTACATCACAGATTTGTTTTTTGCAGTTTGTTACCAACAATCTTCAGACGAACAACTGCAAGCTTATGAAGAAGAAGTGAAAAAAGAAGGTCGCATGAGTCGTGGATTAAACAAAATGTTTAATTCCATGATGAAGCGAGAAGCGATTTCCTATTTCGAGTCAGCAGATTTGCGGACTGTAAAACCGGGACGATTTCAGGTTTTGGACGTAGACAAAGATAGTCCGATTAAAGGATTTGTCTTGGAAAATGGCCTTAATTTTAAAACAGGCCGAGGCTTCTATGAATTTACCAAAACAGAAACGATCCAAGGCTACAAAGAAATCATTTTAATGGAGCGAACAACGGGCGATTTGTTTGAAGGTGAAGCAGCACGGGAAATGTTGGGTTTATCTGCTGGTGCGACTGCTCGAATTAAACCTAATAATTTGGAGAAATACGTTGTTTTTGTCCAGAGTACCTCTGCTAATCGCAAATTGATGGGCAAAACACGATTCTTATACGAAGTGGAAGACTGGGATCGGTAGGCTAATTTTAAAAAGTGAGCAGGCTATATAATCCATAGCCAACACAAATTGAAAGATACAAAATTCCCTATCCTTGCAAAACAGGATAGGGATATTTTCGCTAGTAATTTAGCGGTTGAATTATTGTTCTATTGAGCCTTACGACGGCGTAAAATTTCCGCTAAAGGTAGAATACCGAAAGCTAGTAACGAAGTAGGTTCAGGAACATCTTTATTTGGCTCGCCAGCAACACGATTGCGAACTGCAACAGCCGTATCTGGAAAGTCGCTAAACACGCCATCAACACCTAATTTAAAGAACTGTTCGTATTCTGCTTCGGGGTTGCCATTGTAGTCTGGAGCCAGGAAGAAGTCGTCACTGCGGAAAGTGTACGCATGGACAAGTAAACCCGCAGCATGAGCGTCATTAATCAGCGAAGTTGGTTGTTGCAATGGCTTATCAGCGTCGCTGATGACCCCATCACCATTAAGATCGTCAGGCTTGCCATCGCCATTATTATCAACAGTATCAGCGGGTATTATTAGCCGCTTCCAAGGGCCAATACCTTTGGCATATTGAGCAATTCCTGCTAATCCTGTAGAGGTTAGCAAATCGCCATAGGTGCGAGAGTCGCCGCTGGCTACAAAATCATACGGTTTAGCACTGCTGGCATCAAATAACTGGACTAGAGGTAAATTGGTGAGTGTCTTCAAAAACTGTAGGTTTGATACTTCAAACGACTGGATAAAAACTGCATCATCAGGGCTGTCATAGCCATTAGTTTTAAGTACATTAACTAACGGTTCTTCCAAAGATAACCCAATCGACTTAAAGTAAGTGGGGTGTTTAGTTTCAGGATAGATACCGATAGTGCGACCTGTTTCAACACTTTTACGCTTGGCTAGATCGATAACTTCTTGAAGCGTAGGGATTTCAAATTGGCCGTTGTAGGATTGATCGCGGAAAGGTACGCGCTCTTTAGCGCGAAGCGTTTTGATTTCTGCAAGGGTGAAGTCTTCGGTAAACCAGCCAGTTACTGGTAGCCCATCGATAGTTTTGGTAGTTTTGCGGTTAGCAAAATCTGCACGGTTAGCAACGTCGGTGGTTCCGGAAATTTCGTTTTCGTGCCTAGCAATTAGCACGCCATCTTTGGTAGAAACTACATCTGGTTCAATGTAGTCAGCGCCCATTTCAATTGCTAATTCATAAGCGGCTAGGGTATGTTCTGGACGGTAGCCGCTAGCGCCCCTGTGCCCAATAACAATCGGCGCTTTTCCTGTTAAAGTTGCTGCCATTGCACTGCCAACAGGTATAACTGTTAGAGATGCGATCGCTAGTAATGCTAACTTGCAAATGCGAAACATAATGCACTCCTCAATAACTTCGGTAGATGTAAAATTATTACTACCGTTCTATTCACTTAATTTTGATAGCTGGGATTCATTCGCTCTATCTAGCTATGTCAATGAATCTCCATTAGTGAGTATATGGAGATTCAGTTAAGCTAGCAGGTTAGTTTGGGTTAAAGTAAATACAACTGCTGTTTAAATATTGATTAAAATAAAGGTAATTCTTGCCTGGGATGGTTGCCAGACCGCATACAGGGGTATCGCAGTTAAACTAAGGTCGGATTGATATAAATTTTTGGTGGGGATGTAGTTTGTGGAACAGCTAACAGAGGCAGTCAAGCAACGGGTACAGCAACTAAAGCAAAAAGTCCAAGAAGCCAGCTATGCCTACTACGCCCTTGATAATCCAATAATGGAGGATGCTGTCTATGACAGGTTGTATCGGGAATTGCAAGAACTGGAAACGCAGTATCCAGAGTTAATTTCGCCCGATAGTCCTACTCAGCGCGTCGGTGAAAGACCAGCATCGCAGTTTTCCTCGGTGCGACACAATATTCCCCTCTACAGTCTGGAAAATGCTTTTAATATTGATGAGTTTGCCAAATGGCAAGAACGTTGGCAGCGACAGACATCAGAAACTAAAATTTTTGAATATGTTTGCGAACTAAAAATAGATGGTTCTGCTATAGCTTTGACTTATGAAAATGGCGTATTGGTGAGGGGAGCAACGCGGGGTGATGGTGTCACTGGAGAAGAAATTACCCAAAATGTACGGACGATTCGGGCTATTCCGTTGCGATTGAATTTAGAAAATCCTCCTCCTCGCGTGGAAGTGCGCGGCGAGGCATTTTTGGGTTTAGAAGTATTTGAACAAATTAATCACGAACGTCAGCAATCTGGAGAGGCGTTGTTTGCCAATCCCCGCAATGCAGCGGCGGGTACTTTGCGACAGCTTGATTCGAGAATTGTAGCGAAACGGCGATTAGATTTCTTTGCGTATACTTTGCAGATTCCAGGTAGGGATGATGTGGATGTTGCCCGCACTCAATGGGAATCTTTGGAAGTGTTACAAAAAATGGGTTTTCGAGTGAATCCCAATCGCAAACTCTGCCAAAATTTAGCAGATGTGCGCGATTATTACAATGAATGGAATACTGGGCGATTGAATTTGCCCTATATGACTGATGGGGTTGTTGTTAAGCTAAATTCTATTTTGCTTCAGGAACAGTTAGGATTTACGCAAAAGTTTCCCCGGTGGGCTGTGGCGCTGAAGTATCCAGCAGAGGAAGCGCCGACGCGGGTGGAAGCGATTACTGTTAGTGTAGGGCGGACGGGGGCGCTGACGCCTGTGGCGGAGTTGCAGCCAGTGCAGCTAGGGGGGACGACAGTTTCAAGGGCGACGCTGCATAATAGCGATCGCATCTCTCAATTAGATATCCGCATTGGCGATACTGCTATCGTTCGCAAAGCTGGGGAAATTATTCCGGAAGTTGTGCGCGTTTTGCCAGAACTTCGCCCAGCTAATACGCAACGTTTCCTAATGCCAACGAGTTGCCCGGTTTGCAATCAACCAGTGGTAAAGCCTGCAAATGAGGCGGTGACGCGCTGTGTAAATGCATCTTGCCCAGCTATTTTAAAAGGTGCGTTGATTCACTGGGTTAGCCGGGATGCGTTGGATATTAATGGTATGGGTGAGAAGTTGGTGCAACAATTGGTAGAGAGAAATGTAGTGCAATCTGTTGCTGATTTGTACGATTTAAATGCTACGCGGCTGGGTTCCTTGGAGAGAATGGGGAAGAAGTTAGCGGAAAAATTGGTTACGGCGATCGCTGATTCAAAAAATCAACCTTGGTCGCGCGTATTATATGGTTTGGGTATTCGTCATGTTGGTAGCGTTAATGCCCAAACTTTAACGCAAAAATTTACAACAGTTGAACAGTTAGCAGCAGCATCAGCGGCAAATATTGAATCGGTTTATGGCATCGGTGCTGAAATTGCTCAGGCTGTTTATCAGTGGTTTCGAGTTCCTGCAAATCAGACTTTAATTGATAGGCTTAGAGAAGCTGGGTTGCAGCTTGCCAATCAAGAGGCATCCTCTCCTTCAGCGACGGGGGAACAGAGAGAATTACGGCTAGCGGGTAAAACTTTTGTGATTACCGGGACTTTGCCAACATTGAAGCGAGACGAAGCGAAAGCGCTAATTCAAAAAGCGGGTGGTAAGGTGACAGATTCGGTTAGTGCCAAAACTGACTATTTACTTTTGGGCGAAGATGCAGGTTCCAAATTAGCAAAAGCTGAGAAATTAGGAATCACCCGATTGAGTGAAGCGGAGTTGTTGCAAATGCTGGAAGATTAGATTTTAACAGCAAACACACAAAGGAATCCATAAGGAGCGGGCGCCAGAAGGCGTATCGCTCCTTTCTCTACGATATATAAATGCAACTTCACTCTACTTCAGGTAAATGGCGTTTAGGGCTGGCGTTATCCCTTTTAACTGTATTACTTTGGGGGGTTTTGCCCATTGCCCTATCGGTGACGCTGCAAGCGCTGGATGCATACACTGTCACTTGGTTTAGATTTTTAGTATCGTTTGGATTGTTGGCGGTTTATTTAACAGCAAGACAGCAATTTGCACCATTACATAAGCTGAGAGCAACGCCGCTGAGTTTGCTAGCGATCGCAATCGTTTTCTTAGCAGCCAATTATATTCTTTTCTTACTAGGATTAGAGTACACTTCACCAGCTAATACTCAAGTTCTTATCCAGCTAGCTCCTGTTTTGATGGGCTTGGGTGGATTGTTTGTTTTCAAAGAACGTTATACTCTCAGTCAATGCATTGGTTTAGGCGTACTAACTTTAGGGTTTGCGCTCTTTTTTCATGAAAAATTAACAACTTTAATTACAGCGCAAGGTAAATATTTAATCGGCTGTGGTTTTATCATCGTGGCGTCGGCGACCTGGGCAATTTATGCGTTAGCTCAAAAGCAGCTATTGCAAAAGTTACCTTCTTCTAACATCATGCTGCTAATTTATGGCGGCTGCGCGATATTATTTAGCCCGTTTGTCACTATAAAACCGATTTTTACCTTGAATCCGTTACAGTGGGGAATGCTAATATTTTCTGCTTTGAATACTGTAGTTGCTTACGGTGCATTTGCAGAATCTTTGGAGCATTGGGAAGCATCGAAAGTTAGTGCAATACTGGCTCTTACTCCGATAGTAACTTTAACATCAGTGTGGGTAGTGTCGTGGTTAGTACCGAGTTTAATTGCACCGGATAGTTTAACAGTATTGGGAGTTTTTGGGGCGTTTTTGGTTGTAGCTGGATCGACCGCGATCGCGCTAGGAAAGAATAAATAAATTATCTTACGCCCCTCAATAGTTGTCACGCAACCTGAAAAGATAGAGTTTTAGGTTCAGGAAGGGGTCTGCCTTCCTCCTGATACATTTCAATCAATGTTTCTATGACTTCCTGCCCATGTTTTGCAGCTTCTTCATAGGTATCACCATGAGTGTGGAACTGCTGGAAGGGAAAATCAGGCAAATGAACCAAGTAGCATTTGTCTTCATCTGACCATTGAATAACCATGCTGTAATGAGAAATCACAATAAATCCTCCAGTTTTTCAAGTCTCTGATTAACTTCCTTCTCTAAATACAGTTTTGCATCATCACCGTCTTTTCCTGCAAGGGTAATTGGCTCACCAGGTAGTAGGGGATGACTCCACACAGTATGACTACCTTTGCCAGGACGATAGGTAAATCCTGCTTTCCGTAACATACTTTTTAACTCTCTAATCTTTTTGGGCATGAATAGCGATCGCTACCTCTCTTCCTCCGTCCCTCTGCGGTTCGGTAAACAGTTATGAAGTTAACTTTTGATCCTATGTTCTTGAAGAAATAAAAAGCGAACTCAAAAGGACAACATTTGTTCCTGGTTCTTTGACTGCACCTTTTTTAGCAGCTCTAGAAATTGATACTTTGTCTTACATTCCAAAAGCTCTTCCTGCTATCTACGACCTTTCCAACCGGGGGTATGATATTTCACGAGCAGTCAATCAAAGTAGCGCTTTCCAGGTTGACGCCACTCAAGTTAACTTGACTCAGACCTGTTTTCTTAATAGTGGTATTGTTCAAAATGACACCGCTCAGGTCAACACCACTCAGGTCGGAAATGTCAATCAAAGCAGCGCTCAGGTCAGCACCGCTCAGGTTGGCGTCATTCAACCAGCTAGCATTGATCTCGGCACCACTCAGATTAGCTCCACTCAGATTAGCTCCACACAGATCGGCAAGAATCAAACCTGCGCCACTCAGGTTGGCATGGCGCAGGTCAGCATTGGTCAGGGTGGCTTCAAGGAAATCGACATTGTTCAAGTTGGCACCGCACAGGTCGGCACCTTCCAAGTGGGCTTCAGCCAAAGCAGCACCACTCAAGTCGGCATTTCTGAGGATTGCACCTTCCAAGTAAGCCCTAAACAAACTGATTCCACTCAGATTGGCACCACTCAGGTCAACACCCCTCAAGTTAACCTCACGAAAATTCCTCTCCCCAGCAGCGTACAGCCTCAGCAAGACCTCAGCGCCCATAACTACGTTCTTCCGAGCAATGGACTCTCTCAAAACTCTCCTAATATCATCCATAATTCATCTCCGAATTTATTTTCAACATCAACTATAGTGCTGTTGCTATGGAGTTTTTGGTTGTAATTGTATCGACCGCGATCGCGCTAGGAAAAAGCAAATAAATTATCTTACCTTGCGGCATTCAATAGTTGTCATATAACCTGAAAAGATTCGCCAAAATTTTTAGGCTTTGGAAGAGGTTTACTCTCTAATCTTTTTGGGCATGACTGCGATTGCTGCCTCTGCGATTCTTACTTCTACCAGCGATAATACCGATATGGGTCATCCCCCAAATCAAAATCTGTGCGGTAATCTGAGTGATAAAATTCAGCACGAGGAGCAGATTTAGCGAACCAGTTTCCTTTCTGCTGCTGATTAAATATAACTTCGTCAGCCTTAAAAGTAGCTCCGAAATTAGCCAGCAGTTGAGCTAAAACTCGCGTTTCTCGCCAGCGAGTATAACGCAAGTAAGTCTTATCATCCGCACTGAAATTATCCGGGTCTATCTGGCAGAAAATTGCTACACCTTTACCCAGTTTAATTCGACTAAACAGGCCATTACTCGCAACTTCACCACCAGATTCAATTAACCAAGCTTCATGGTCGGTTCGAGAATGTAAATCAGAAACGCTAATTCCCCTCGCCTCAGACCATTTAGGTATACTCAACGAACCACCAAAATTGTTTACCTGCTGAAAGCGCACCCCCAAAACATTTAAAGGCGAGCTTCTCGGTAAGAAAAACAGCTTACCGCCACCCTTCAAATAAGCTTGCAAATCCTCATCTTTTACATTCGCCCCCGTCCCGATGATGGCCAGATCGGCATCATTTTCTAACGAGTTCGACTGCTGATAAATCAAGCCGAATGCATTCAACTTCGCCTTATCTGCATCACTTCCAATTAATATCACCTTCTCTGCTTTTTGAGACAGAGGCGAATTAGCCGAATACTTCATAATCTGTTTGGCTAATTTCGCCGCCACTGGATCGCGTGACACATAATCTTCTAAGTCTAAAGTATTTAAAATTAGCCGCCCTTTACCATAGTCCAGTTCCATTAGCGGCGTGTAAGCTAAATCAAATTCAGACTCTAAAATTGGTCGCCAAGAACTGCGGTGTGGCTTCTCTATAGATGCACTGCTAACCGCGCCGCGATTACCCCAATGCCAGCCGTACCAAGGAGTACCGTGAGGGCTGCGTTTACTACCATTCTTAACAGTATCGGGGTAAGCTGCAACTAGGGTACTCTCGCCAGTCCAGTCGCGCAAATCGAGTTCATCCAATCCGTTAAATATAGGATGGGAGTTATTAATTGGAAAGACGCGGCGGGTGAGATGATTGGCAACGCGCAAGCCTAGTTGCTGCATCCATTCAGGATTTTGAGCAAAAACTATAACTCTGCCGCCTTTGCGTACAAATTCTGCTAAATTTCCTGGTAGCTTTCCTTTAGAAGATAACGCCTCGCGACCAATAACCAGCAACGGTGTTGTAGAACCATCCCAAGGTACAACACTATATCCCAACTGCTGCAACATCCGCGTAGTCTTACCAACAGGATCGAAGGCGGTAATAGTTCCAGCCGCTTTAGATAGTTTGGGGAAGACGCGGAAAGCGAATTTGTCTTGATGTTGCTGATTGCCAATTTTGGCTAAAAGGCGAATTTCTCCATCAATGGATTTTGGATTTTGGATTTTAGAGGTTAACCTCACCCCCAGCCCCTCTCCTGCAATGCGAGGGGAGTAATTTGCCTCCCCCTTTCCCTTGCAGGGAAGGGGGGTTGGTGGGGTTAGGTATGCCTTATCGGAAGAGGTTTGTACGCACTCCGCTATTCTTTTCTCAACCTTCTTTTGTACGGGGGGAATCGTACTATTTGGCAAATTCGCTTCTATTGGAAAAAACAGCGTTTGCGCCGTTTCCATATTTCCCTTTTTCTGACCAGTTGCTAACTGTTGACCGTTTACAATAACTTGCCATTCAAAAGAAAATTCTTGTTTTGACCTTGTATCGTTAATTAGAACAACTTGCTTTTGCAATTTTTGTCCCACATTGAAGCTGTGGTCTTTTGCTGTAAAAGCTTCCTTAGAACCAGCAATCCAAGCCAAAGTCGGGCGATTATTTTGCATAATTGCTTGTCCGCCTGGGTGGATAATATTCGCCTCTGGCTGCAAGTTGTACCATAAAGACTTGGGTATTTGCTTTAGGTATACGCCGCGTCCTTCAGGGGAAGAAAGACCGCTATCCATCCTCTCTTTTCCCTCAGAAGAATGCTCCCATCCATGCCCGTTATTCCAGGGAATCAACCCACCCGAAAGGCCGAAAGTTCGCCAACTGCGCCATGTGTTTGTGCTAAACAATTGCTGCAACTTTTGGAATGCAGGCGAGAAATCTAAGTCGCGATCGCCGTGCCAACTTTTATACTCTTGATCCTTAACAAATAAATCGCGAATTTTAGCGCGATAGGCTGGAGTTTCTAACTTATAAGCCTGCGATCCTAAATAAATAGCGCTAAACTCAGTCATCAAAGGTTCGCTAGCGATCGCGCCCCTAAAACCATTGCGACTACGCATCATTGTAGTGTGTAGCGGCGTGCCAAATTCCACCACCATGTAGGGCATATCCCCGCGTTTACTCCACTCCGATAACCACTCCTCGCGTTCTTGCAAGGGAATCATATTTAGATAAGAATTCAGCGCATATACATCCCCTACCGCTGGCCCTTGATGCATCATCACTGGTCGCGTAGGGTCGTATTTCTTGATAGTCGCAACAGCTTCTTCCCCAATAGGAATTATCTCCCGCATCCGCTTATCTTCCACGCGATTAATGCTGCCTTCTATCTTTTTCTTGCCAATTCGCAGTGGGTTTTGGTCATCGCTATGGCCAAAAAAATTAGGGCTGCTAGCCCATAATAAAATAGATGGATGATTGCGATAGCGACGCAGGTCTGTCGCCATTCGTGCTTCCCACTTTTGCTTTGACGATGCGTTCCAAGTTTTATTAGAGGCGATGTTAGCCATATAAAGCGCTGGTGCCATTAGGGGAAACCCTTTAAGATCGGCGCGTTCGGAAAAAATTTCTTGAAAGTGCCATTTCCCCCTTTCATCGCGGTTCCAAGGCCACATTTCTGCGATATTAAATCCAGCCCAAAAGTAGCCGTCAATCATTCGGTCAACTACTTCAGGAATACCAACCGCCCAACCTTGCCAAGTCTCGTCAAAAGAAGTTGGACGCAGGCGTAATTCCTTTCCGTTTAAGTAAAATTTTCGT
This genomic interval carries:
- a CDS encoding pentapeptide repeat-containing protein is translated as MDDIRRVLRESIARKNVVMGAEVLLRLYAAGERNFREVNLRGVDLSGANLSGISLFRAYLEGAILRNADLSGAALAEAHLEGADLCGANLNNVDFLEATLTNADLRHANLSGAGLILADLCGANLSGANLSGAEINASWLNDANLSGADLSAALIDISDLSGVDLSGVILNNTTIKKTGLSQVNLSGVNLESATLIDCS
- a CDS encoding vWA domain-containing protein, which translates into the protein MTSNIEVVFSFDTTGSMYPCLTQVRRKIKETVTRLLDEIPGIRIGIIAHGDYCDAGSTYVTKTFDLSGDGEAICNFVENVEQTGGGDAPECYELVLHEAQSLSWTPTNSKSLVLIGDDIPHAPAQTPQKLNWRKEVEKLADMGVAVYGVQALNRNHATAFYKELAEKSGGFHVTLDQFSYITDLFFAVCYQQSSDEQLQAYEEEVKKEGRMSRGLNKMFNSMMKREAISYFESADLRTVKPGRFQVLDVDKDSPIKGFVLENGLNFKTGRGFYEFTKTETIQGYKEIILMERTTGDLFEGEAAREMLGLSAGATARIKPNNLEKYVVFVQSTSANRKLMGKTRFLYEVEDWDR
- a CDS encoding type II toxin-antitoxin system HicB family antitoxin, whose amino-acid sequence is MVIQWSDEDKCYLVHLPDFPFQQFHTHGDTYEEAAKHGQEVIETLIEMYQEEGRPLPEPKTLSFQVA
- a CDS encoding sugar-binding domain-containing protein; the encoded protein is MPTIRLTNNTKYMMKKRAIIVALFLVTVLFFGVIGSRGQQGDRANYAAIQITSDPSQESNSKRGQIFLNGVWKFIPVDAASEQQPPQQGWGSILVPGDWQRENDKSRPGLIARGKGKAWQNFNGEKLAKAWYQRTIKIPHEWQGRSLFVDIGRVSTDAILYVNGIKCAEINFPYGAADITKAAKPGEEATLTVMVAAVADEKKKTIIMGPNESYTTDANLDSRGLIGEVRLLSMPKGPHVSDVFIQPSTRNKQIKLDVELTGVQQAGAAKFVMKMLDETGSVERQFTATNNIKAKPTQTLQFVAEWPNPRLWDVGQPNLYTLQLEVQGSGIEDEYNQRFGFREFWIEGRKFYLNGKELRLRPTSFDETWQGWAVGIPEVVDRMIDGYFWAGFNIAEMWPWNRDERGKWHFQEIFSERADLKGFPLMAPALYMANIASNKTWNASSKQKWEARMATDLRRYRNHPSILLWASSPNFFGHSDDQNPLRIGKKKIEGSINRVEDKRMREIIPIGEEAVATIKKYDPTRPVMMHQGPAVGDVYALNSYLNMIPLQEREEWLSEWSKRGDMPYMVVEFGTPLHTTMMRSRNGFRGAIASEPLMTEFSAIYLGSQAYKLETPAYRAKIRDLFVKDQEYKSWHGDRDLDFSPAFQKLQQLFSTNTWRSWRTFGLSGGLIPWNNGHGWEHSSEGKERMDSGLSSPEGRGVYLKQIPKSLWYNLQPEANIIHPGGQAIMQNNRPTLAWIAGSKEAFTAKDHSFNVGQKLQKQVVLINDTRSKQEFSFEWQVIVNGQQLATGQKKGNMETAQTLFFPIEANLPNSTIPPVQKKVEKRIAECVQTSSDKAYLTPPTPLPCKGKGEANYSPRIAGEGLGVRLTSKIQNPKSIDGEIRLLAKIGNQQHQDKFAFRVFPKLSKAAGTITAFDPVGKTTRMLQQLGYSVVPWDGSTTPLLVIGREALSSKGKLPGNLAEFVRKGGRVIVFAQNPEWMQQLGLRVANHLTRRVFPINNSHPIFNGLDELDLRDWTGESTLVAAYPDTVKNGSKRSPHGTPWYGWHWGNRGAVSSASIEKPHRSSWRPILESEFDLAYTPLMELDYGKGRLILNTLDLEDYVSRDPVAAKLAKQIMKYSANSPLSQKAEKVILIGSDADKAKLNAFGLIYQQSNSLENDADLAIIGTGANVKDEDLQAYLKGGGKLFFLPRSSPLNVLGVRFQQVNNFGGSLSIPKWSEARGISVSDLHSRTDHEAWLIESGGEVASNGLFSRIKLGKGVAIFCQIDPDNFSADDKTYLRYTRWRETRVLAQLLANFGATFKADEVIFNQQQKGNWFAKSAPRAEFYHSDYRTDFDLGDDPYRYYRW
- a CDS encoding type II toxin-antitoxin system HicA family toxin; protein product: MPKKIRELKSMLRKAGFTYRPGKGSHTVWSHPLLPGEPITLAGKDGDDAKLYLEKEVNQRLEKLEDLL
- a CDS encoding glycerophosphodiester phosphodiesterase, with the protein product MFRICKLALLAIASLTVIPVGSAMAATLTGKAPIVIGHRGASGYRPEHTLAAYELAIEMGADYIEPDVVSTKDGVLIARHENEISGTTDVANRADFANRKTTKTIDGLPVTGWFTEDFTLAEIKTLRAKERVPFRDQSYNGQFEIPTLQEVIDLAKRKSVETGRTIGIYPETKHPTYFKSIGLSLEEPLVNVLKTNGYDSPDDAVFIQSFEVSNLQFLKTLTNLPLVQLFDASSAKPYDFVASGDSRTYGDLLTSTGLAGIAQYAKGIGPWKRLIIPADTVDNNGDGKPDDLNGDGVISDADKPLQQPTSLINDAHAAGLLVHAYTFRSDDFFLAPDYNGNPEAEYEQFFKLGVDGVFSDFPDTAVAVRNRVAGEPNKDVPEPTSLLAFGILPLAEILRRRKAQ
- a CDS encoding DMT family transporter, producing MQLHSTSGKWRLGLALSLLTVLLWGVLPIALSVTLQALDAYTVTWFRFLVSFGLLAVYLTARQQFAPLHKLRATPLSLLAIAIVFLAANYILFLLGLEYTSPANTQVLIQLAPVLMGLGGLFVFKERYTLSQCIGLGVLTLGFALFFHEKLTTLITAQGKYLIGCGFIIVASATWAIYALAQKQLLQKLPSSNIMLLIYGGCAILFSPFVTIKPIFTLNPLQWGMLIFSALNTVVAYGAFAESLEHWEASKVSAILALTPIVTLTSVWVVSWLVPSLIAPDSLTVLGVFGAFLVVAGSTAIALGKNK
- the ligA gene encoding NAD-dependent DNA ligase LigA, which encodes MEQLTEAVKQRVQQLKQKVQEASYAYYALDNPIMEDAVYDRLYRELQELETQYPELISPDSPTQRVGERPASQFSSVRHNIPLYSLENAFNIDEFAKWQERWQRQTSETKIFEYVCELKIDGSAIALTYENGVLVRGATRGDGVTGEEITQNVRTIRAIPLRLNLENPPPRVEVRGEAFLGLEVFEQINHERQQSGEALFANPRNAAAGTLRQLDSRIVAKRRLDFFAYTLQIPGRDDVDVARTQWESLEVLQKMGFRVNPNRKLCQNLADVRDYYNEWNTGRLNLPYMTDGVVVKLNSILLQEQLGFTQKFPRWAVALKYPAEEAPTRVEAITVSVGRTGALTPVAELQPVQLGGTTVSRATLHNSDRISQLDIRIGDTAIVRKAGEIIPEVVRVLPELRPANTQRFLMPTSCPVCNQPVVKPANEAVTRCVNASCPAILKGALIHWVSRDALDINGMGEKLVQQLVERNVVQSVADLYDLNATRLGSLERMGKKLAEKLVTAIADSKNQPWSRVLYGLGIRHVGSVNAQTLTQKFTTVEQLAAASAANIESVYGIGAEIAQAVYQWFRVPANQTLIDRLREAGLQLANQEASSPSATGEQRELRLAGKTFVITGTLPTLKRDEAKALIQKAGGKVTDSVSAKTDYLLLGEDAGSKLAKAEKLGITRLSEAELLQMLED